In Nitrosococcus oceani ATCC 19707, the following proteins share a genomic window:
- a CDS encoding glycoside hydrolase family 15 protein — MDKHNYPAISDYGYISDCHSSALISKSGSIDWCCMPRVDSRSCFGRLLGWEQGGYCQIAPPEPHEVSRRYLPQTLILETTFRTSEGEARLLDCFTLREGGKQHPHRQILRVLEGLKGQVSFRVDIAPRFDYGAIKPWIQRRHNNHSGDYYIVIGGSDGLLISNDFRLEMKDRHNLQGACHIKEGQRVHLSLLYRRPESLDEGWANIPTIETLDQRLEETIKWWHAWFSQGEFNGPHAEQAQRSALVLKGLCNAPTGAIAAASTTSLPEAPGGERNWDYRFTWIRDSTFTVRSLADLGYIKEADGFRRFIERTAAGCADEVQILFGVGGERRLHEFEIKELPGYRGAKPVRQGNAAEKQIQLDVYGELLELAWRWRQRGQTPDEDYWEFLAGLVNAAGERWKEPDQGLWEMRGEPRHFVHSKVMCWAALDRGIKLAADLDNHAPLEWWKQERKAVRQAVEEKGYDFQRGIFIQAFDHVEMDAGLLLLPVVGFVDYQDERMIRTTNAVWRDLEQEGLLRRYRAESHDDGLQGKEGVFLACSFWLAECLAYQGRLEEAREVFTQAAATGNDLGLYSEEYDTEKKEMLGNFPQGLTHLSLIAAAVALSKVAEVGGN; from the coding sequence ATGGATAAACACAATTACCCTGCCATTAGTGATTATGGCTATATTTCCGATTGCCATTCCTCCGCCCTGATCTCGAAATCCGGTTCCATCGACTGGTGCTGCATGCCACGGGTGGATTCCCGCAGCTGTTTTGGCCGTCTTCTGGGCTGGGAGCAAGGCGGGTACTGTCAAATCGCTCCGCCAGAACCCCATGAAGTATCCCGCCGTTACCTCCCTCAGACGCTGATTCTGGAAACCACCTTTCGAACGAGCGAGGGAGAAGCCCGTCTCCTGGATTGTTTTACGCTGCGGGAAGGGGGGAAACAGCACCCTCACCGGCAGATCCTCAGGGTACTTGAAGGGCTAAAAGGGCAGGTGAGCTTCCGCGTCGATATTGCGCCACGCTTCGATTACGGCGCTATCAAACCTTGGATTCAGCGGCGCCATAATAATCATTCTGGCGATTATTATATTGTGATAGGAGGCAGTGATGGGTTACTCATCTCCAACGATTTTCGCCTGGAAATGAAGGATCGCCATAATCTTCAAGGCGCTTGCCATATTAAAGAAGGGCAACGAGTTCATCTCTCCCTTTTATACCGGCGCCCGGAAAGTCTTGATGAAGGCTGGGCTAATATCCCTACTATCGAAACGCTGGACCAGCGCTTGGAAGAAACTATCAAATGGTGGCATGCCTGGTTCTCCCAGGGCGAATTTAACGGCCCCCATGCTGAACAAGCGCAGCGTTCGGCCCTTGTCCTCAAGGGCTTATGCAATGCGCCTACGGGGGCTATCGCGGCGGCCTCCACAACATCTCTTCCGGAAGCGCCCGGCGGGGAGCGGAACTGGGATTATCGTTTTACTTGGATTCGGGACTCTACCTTTACGGTCAGATCACTGGCGGATCTTGGATATATCAAGGAGGCAGATGGTTTTCGCCGTTTTATCGAGCGGACTGCAGCTGGATGTGCGGACGAAGTCCAGATTTTATTTGGTGTGGGGGGAGAACGGCGACTGCATGAATTTGAGATTAAAGAATTGCCAGGATACCGGGGAGCAAAGCCAGTGCGCCAAGGCAATGCGGCGGAAAAACAAATCCAACTAGATGTTTATGGAGAATTATTGGAGTTAGCCTGGCGCTGGCGCCAGCGGGGGCAAACCCCAGACGAAGATTATTGGGAATTCCTAGCGGGCCTTGTGAATGCAGCGGGTGAGCGTTGGAAAGAGCCAGATCAAGGTCTTTGGGAGATGCGCGGTGAACCCCGTCATTTCGTCCACTCCAAGGTCATGTGTTGGGCGGCCTTAGATCGAGGGATCAAACTGGCTGCAGACCTTGATAATCATGCGCCTCTTGAGTGGTGGAAGCAGGAACGGAAAGCGGTCCGCCAAGCAGTGGAAGAGAAGGGCTATGATTTCCAGCGCGGTATTTTTATTCAGGCCTTTGATCATGTTGAGATGGACGCGGGTTTATTGTTATTGCCCGTGGTGGGATTCGTGGATTATCAGGACGAACGCATGATACGGACCACAAACGCCGTATGGCGGGACTTGGAACAAGAAGGTCTGCTGCGCCGCTATAGAGCGGAAAGTCACGATGATGGCCTGCAGGGCAAGGAAGGCGTGTTTCTGGCTTGCTCCTTTTGGCTGGCGGAATGCCTGGCTTACCAAGGCCGCCTGGAAGAGGCGCGCGAGGTGTTCACGCAGGCAGCGGCTACCGGCAATGATCTTGGCCTTTATTCAGAGGAATACGATACCGAAAAAAAGGAGATGTTGGGCAACTTTCCCCAAGGTTTGACTCACCTTTCCCTGATTGCCGCCGCGGTAGCCCTGTCAAAGGTGGCAGAAGTGGGAGGGAACTAA
- a CDS encoding Glu/Leu/Phe/Val family dehydrogenase: MNSTKTYNPQQCADSYLAQALRRIGASEAMEHLLQASYREIKFELPLIRKDGSLAVFHGYRVQHNHSRGPFKGGIRYHPSVNWEHSHALASIMTWKTALVDIPFGGAKGGIDCDPCALSSSELETLTKRFIIKLGPLVGPDQDILAPDMGTNAQTMAWLYDAYSQGEGDEPAVVTGKPVGLGGSYGRAEATGRGVAMVAAWAAQAEKLNLTGATVAIQGFGNVGSCAARFLAERGAKVVAISDVRGGVYSGDGFDIETIVHSKEAEEKSASALELARKGEAISNEELLTLEVDLLIPAAVGGVLHENNADQVKARLIVEGGNLPTTCEAAEIFRDRGIPVAPDILANAGGVTVSYFEWAQNLQRYRWERETVHQRLEKTLKKAWDNVRKKAEEDSLSYREAAYVIATGRVKHAIELRGF; this comes from the coding sequence TTGAATTCAACAAAAACCTATAATCCCCAGCAATGCGCGGACAGCTATCTCGCCCAGGCCCTGCGGCGGATTGGTGCTAGTGAAGCAATGGAGCATCTGCTCCAGGCCTCCTATCGGGAAATAAAATTCGAATTGCCCTTGATTCGGAAAGATGGCTCTCTAGCCGTTTTTCACGGCTACCGGGTGCAACATAATCATAGCCGCGGACCCTTTAAGGGAGGCATTCGCTACCACCCTAGCGTAAATTGGGAGCATTCCCATGCCCTTGCTTCCATCATGACCTGGAAAACGGCGCTCGTGGATATTCCTTTCGGTGGTGCCAAGGGGGGAATAGATTGCGATCCCTGCGCGCTCTCCTCCTCGGAACTAGAAACGTTAACCAAGCGCTTTATAATAAAATTAGGTCCCCTAGTGGGGCCGGATCAAGATATTCTGGCGCCAGATATGGGAACCAATGCCCAAACCATGGCTTGGCTTTACGATGCTTATTCCCAGGGAGAGGGCGATGAGCCAGCCGTAGTCACAGGGAAGCCTGTGGGATTAGGGGGCTCCTATGGCCGGGCTGAAGCTACTGGTCGGGGGGTGGCCATGGTAGCCGCCTGGGCTGCTCAAGCGGAAAAACTTAATCTTACCGGCGCGACGGTGGCTATCCAAGGTTTTGGCAATGTAGGCAGTTGCGCGGCCCGCTTCCTGGCGGAAAGAGGGGCCAAAGTGGTGGCTATCAGCGATGTTCGAGGGGGAGTCTATAGTGGTGATGGCTTCGATATTGAAACTATTGTTCATTCCAAGGAAGCCGAGGAAAAGTCTGCTTCAGCTCTGGAGCTAGCCAGAAAAGGCGAAGCCATCAGCAATGAAGAACTGCTCACCCTGGAGGTAGATCTCCTGATACCCGCGGCTGTAGGGGGAGTATTACACGAGAACAACGCCGATCAAGTAAAGGCCCGCCTAATTGTGGAAGGGGGTAACCTGCCCACGACCTGCGAGGCGGCCGAGATCTTCCGGGATCGAGGTATCCCGGTGGCGCCAGATATTCTAGCCAATGCCGGCGGTGTCACCGTTTCCTATTTTGAATGGGCGCAAAACTTACAGCGTTATCGTTGGGAACGGGAAACAGTCCATCAAAGGTTGGAAAAGACTTTAAAAAAAGCGTGGGATAATGTACGAAAAAAGGCGGAAGAAGACTCTCTTTCTTACCGGGAGGCGGCCTATGTGATTGCAACAGGCCGGGTAAAACACGCCATCGAATTACGGGGATTTTGA
- a CDS encoding AI-2E family transporter codes for MAVDKPLKLLPWYQRHLWQIVPVRDVLWIFLGAFLLWFGYQLRAIFIPLLIAFAFAYLFDPLIRWGERYCKMPRPVTISLILALVIIGGMSLLAWLGPEFLKQFAELLRGLIDYLQTLATEYDIHLLKSLRAKLEKWVQHLEENPVGFIVENTEILLIGTTQAVTVVRHILGTAVYIGTMALLIPFYFFMIAWHFGAIIRKIKDLMPAREKDQTLAIIKEMDEAVAAFFRGRLVIVLVTAGLFSLGWSPLFADVPYWLVLGISAGILNFIPYLAALAWLAAILSKGLAIGFSGDFDLWLVIIWPSFVYGVVQFIDGWLLTPWIQGRSLNLGAITVIIVVLIGGTMGGLYGLLLCIPMAACAKILFTGLILPRFYQWAEEH; via the coding sequence TTGGCCGTTGATAAGCCCTTGAAATTACTTCCCTGGTATCAGCGCCATCTCTGGCAGATCGTGCCGGTACGTGATGTACTATGGATTTTTCTTGGCGCGTTCCTGTTATGGTTCGGTTATCAACTGCGGGCTATTTTTATCCCCTTGCTTATAGCCTTTGCCTTTGCCTATTTATTTGATCCCCTGATTCGTTGGGGGGAACGGTATTGCAAGATGCCCAGGCCCGTGACAATCAGCCTGATTCTTGCCCTGGTCATTATAGGCGGCATGTCTCTACTGGCATGGCTAGGGCCGGAGTTCCTTAAACAATTTGCAGAGTTGCTGCGCGGGCTCATTGACTATCTTCAAACTCTTGCCACTGAATACGATATTCATCTTCTAAAGTCTTTGCGGGCCAAGCTAGAAAAATGGGTTCAGCACTTGGAAGAAAATCCGGTAGGGTTTATCGTTGAAAATACTGAAATCTTGCTTATCGGTACGACCCAAGCCGTCACAGTGGTGCGACACATTCTGGGCACCGCCGTCTATATCGGCACGATGGCTTTGTTAATTCCATTCTACTTTTTTATGATTGCCTGGCATTTTGGCGCTATCATAAGAAAAATAAAGGATCTCATGCCGGCGCGGGAAAAAGACCAAACCCTTGCCATCATCAAGGAAATGGATGAAGCGGTAGCGGCTTTTTTCCGTGGGCGCTTGGTGATTGTTCTGGTTACTGCCGGATTATTTTCTCTGGGATGGTCGCCGCTATTCGCGGATGTACCCTATTGGTTAGTGCTTGGGATTAGTGCTGGAATATTGAATTTTATTCCCTACTTGGCGGCATTGGCCTGGCTCGCGGCCATCCTTTCAAAAGGTTTAGCAATAGGCTTTAGTGGCGATTTTGACTTATGGTTGGTAATTATCTGGCCTAGCTTCGTCTATGGCGTCGTCCAATTTATCGATGGTTGGTTGCTCACGCCCTGGATTCAAGGGCGTAGTCTCAATTTGGGCGCCATCACTGTTATTATCGTAGTGCTGATTGGCGGGACGATGGGCGGTCTCTACGGGCTCTTGCTCTGTATTCCCATGGCCGCTTGTGCCAAGATCTTGTTTACTGGACTGATCTTGCCTCGTTTCTATCAATGGGCGGAAGAACATTAG
- a CDS encoding DedA family protein: MEHLQWLVPYLEHYGYGILFIGNLLEGVLIPMPGQLLLIGASLMAARGDMQIYLVLFAAWSGAIAGNLLGYGLGYYVGRQGILRYGERLKIVNPTRLSRIEHYFDHYGSGLVVIAPFFELLRQLNGFLAGTMGMPIWRFILCLILGVTLWVGLWGIGAYILGEHVQEAFFLIKKAEPYVIGLGVSILLATMLYLLRRRRCRQG, from the coding sequence ATGGAACATCTCCAGTGGCTCGTACCCTACTTAGAGCACTATGGCTATGGGATTCTTTTTATCGGTAATTTATTGGAAGGTGTGCTTATTCCCATGCCGGGACAACTCCTGCTTATCGGTGCTAGCTTGATGGCTGCCCGCGGCGATATGCAGATTTACTTAGTGCTATTCGCGGCTTGGAGCGGCGCTATTGCAGGCAACCTGTTAGGCTACGGATTGGGGTATTACGTTGGCCGACAGGGGATTCTTCGTTATGGAGAACGGCTCAAGATAGTCAACCCCACCCGGCTTTCCCGTATCGAGCACTATTTTGATCATTATGGTAGTGGATTAGTGGTCATCGCTCCATTCTTTGAGTTGCTGCGGCAGCTTAACGGCTTTCTTGCCGGGACGATGGGAATGCCGATCTGGCGCTTTATTCTTTGCCTTATCCTGGGAGTTACATTATGGGTAGGGCTATGGGGTATTGGCGCCTATATTCTGGGAGAGCATGTCCAGGAAGCATTTTTTCTCATCAAAAAAGCAGAACCCTATGTGATTGGTTTAGGGGTATCCATTCTGCTAGCAACAATGTTGTATTTACTGCGGCGGCGAAGATGCAGGCAAGGATAA
- the tal gene encoding transaldolase: MNPAENKNSLVLLRELGQSIWLNGIDRQKLTDGTLEHLIEAYGLAGLSISPATFGKAITQDNCYQAVIEKEAKADYSASEIYEHLIVEDARLAADHFQSLYRQTEGRDGFVSLEISPLLAHDTEATVQEARRLWQEVDRLNIMLAIPATKAGLPAIEQLISDGINVNVTLLFSVGRYLEMAHAYRGGLEKRLARGQPINRVASVASFFLGRIDLKVDRLLDEIARESDSYRTEIARGLRGKAALASAGFAYERFGEFYEQSSWEQLAEREGRKQRLLWTSTSTKDPFYSDTKYVDSLIGPETVNAMPMATLDAYREHGQPEIRIWTAVHEASDIMHQLAELKIDLRIVDENLEKEGIAQFIEPYNQLLATLEQRRN, translated from the coding sequence ATGAACCCTGCAGAGAATAAAAATAGCTTAGTCCTGTTGCGTGAGCTAGGCCAATCGATTTGGCTCAATGGTATTGACCGTCAGAAACTTACGGATGGTACCTTAGAGCATTTGATTGAAGCATACGGCCTTGCGGGTCTCAGTATTAGCCCTGCTACTTTCGGGAAAGCGATTACGCAAGATAACTGTTATCAAGCTGTTATAGAAAAGGAAGCCAAGGCAGACTACTCGGCCAGTGAAATCTATGAACATCTGATAGTGGAAGATGCCCGCCTAGCTGCTGATCATTTCCAATCGCTTTACCGTCAAACCGAGGGACGGGATGGTTTTGTTAGTCTGGAAATTTCCCCTCTGCTCGCCCATGATACCGAGGCCACGGTGCAGGAGGCGAGACGTTTGTGGCAAGAGGTTGATCGGCTTAATATCATGCTTGCCATCCCCGCTACCAAAGCCGGGTTACCCGCCATCGAACAACTCATCAGCGACGGCATTAATGTGAATGTCACCCTTCTGTTTTCCGTAGGACGTTATCTGGAAATGGCCCATGCTTATAGAGGGGGGTTGGAGAAACGTTTGGCAAGGGGGCAGCCGATTAACCGGGTGGCTTCGGTCGCTAGTTTTTTCCTGGGTCGGATTGATCTTAAGGTGGATCGTCTTCTGGATGAAATCGCTAGGGAAAGTGATTCCTACCGCACTGAAATAGCCCGTGGGCTGCGGGGCAAAGCGGCTCTGGCCAGTGCGGGATTTGCCTATGAGCGCTTTGGAGAATTCTATGAGCAGTCCAGCTGGGAACAGCTTGCCGAACGAGAAGGCCGGAAACAACGCTTGCTGTGGACTTCCACCTCTACTAAGGATCCCTTTTACAGCGATACTAAATACGTGGACTCCCTTATCGGTCCAGAAACGGTGAATGCCATGCCCATGGCCACCCTGGATGCCTATCGGGAACACGGGCAACCTGAAATCCGGATATGGACGGCGGTTCATGAGGCTTCCGACATCATGCACCAGCTAGCGGAACTGAAAATTGACCTGCGCATTGTGGATGAAAATTTGGAGAAGGAAGGAATAGCCCAGTTCATTGAGCCTTATAACCAGTTGCTAGCGACTTTGGAGCAACGCCGGAATTAG
- a CDS encoding DUF2231 domain-containing protein, translating to MTGLRLGGAPVHPMLVHFPIVAWTTALLADGVFLITGQPSAWIVAYWALAAGALTGLAAMVPGWVDFLLLDRTHTALPAVQRHMLYMSTAWGIFLLDLLVRTRVPPETMPVWLAGLSLAGFVLLAIGSHRGARLVYYHGVNVYRDPV from the coding sequence ATGACCGGTTTACGGCTGGGTGGAGCGCCTGTGCATCCTATGTTGGTGCACTTCCCTATCGTAGCCTGGACCACCGCGTTGCTGGCTGACGGCGTCTTTCTCATTACTGGTCAGCCAAGCGCCTGGATTGTGGCCTACTGGGCGCTGGCCGCTGGCGCGCTTACTGGCTTAGCAGCCATGGTGCCAGGCTGGGTTGATTTCCTACTACTTGACCGCACCCACACTGCCTTGCCGGCAGTACAACGCCACATGCTTTACATGAGCACGGCCTGGGGAATTTTCTTGCTGGATTTGCTCGTACGTACGCGCGTGCCTCCAGAAACTATGCCTGTCTGGCTTGCCGGCCTTAGTTTGGCCGGATTTGTGCTACTGGCTATCGGTAGCCATCGGGGCGCACGACTCGTTTATTATCACGGCGTTAACGTATACCGTGATCCGGTATGA
- a CDS encoding helix-turn-helix transcriptional regulator codes for MRPTATLLESLPETQGEILRYLKAQGSTTLAGLADRLNLTREAVRQHLATLQEEGWIQRVGRLKSLSQGRPAAVFALTPAGDHLFPKFYDSLSLEFLDTLADNFGEEAVRTLLAALTDKQVARWETKLRGLSLPERIEALTGIYFEQDPYTHVEQDERGYLLVERNCPYLNLALQRPQLCSVTLATLSRLLGVRVRREAKFQEGDRHCAFRVLADQPLEPDYRFSFETESPFHRD; via the coding sequence ATGAGACCAACCGCTACCCTCTTGGAAAGTCTACCGGAAACCCAGGGTGAGATTCTGCGTTACCTTAAAGCCCAAGGCAGCACCACCCTGGCTGGACTGGCGGATCGCCTGAACCTAACCCGGGAGGCGGTCCGTCAACACCTAGCAACGCTGCAAGAGGAAGGTTGGATCCAGCGTGTGGGAAGGCTTAAATCCCTTAGCCAAGGCCGTCCAGCCGCAGTGTTTGCATTGACTCCAGCCGGCGATCACTTATTTCCGAAATTTTACGATTCCTTGTCCCTGGAATTCCTGGATACGCTGGCTGACAATTTCGGCGAGGAAGCTGTGCGTACCTTGCTTGCCGCGCTCACTGATAAACAGGTAGCGCGATGGGAAACAAAACTGCGTGGTTTGTCTCTGCCAGAGCGTATTGAAGCCTTAACGGGGATTTATTTCGAACAAGATCCCTACACTCATGTAGAACAAGATGAAAGGGGCTACCTGCTGGTGGAACGTAATTGTCCGTATCTCAACCTGGCCCTTCAACGCCCCCAGCTTTGCAGCGTTACCCTGGCTACTTTAAGCCGGCTCCTTGGCGTGCGCGTCCGCCGGGAAGCCAAATTCCAGGAGGGTGATCGCCACTGCGCTTTTCGCGTGCTTGCTGATCAGCCCCTAGAGCCCGATTACCGTTTCAGTTTTGAAACGGAGTCGCCATTTCACCGGGACTGA
- the gndA gene encoding NADP-dependent phosphogluconate dehydrogenase translates to MTHPQSPTSADIGIIGLGVMGANLGLNIAEQGFNVAGYDRNPEKGARLTQMAQKQLAEDAPMEAYHDIQPFIASLRQPRLILLLVPAGDPVDGVIQDLSPDLEQGTILIDGGNSHFRDTDRRIQTLAQQNVHFVGMGVSGGEAGARHGPSMMPGGDSTAWERLRPMLEAAAAKVGEEPCVDWLGRGSAGHYVKMVHNGIEYSLMQLISESYDLMYRGLGLSHEKMHPIYESWAQGPMGGFLLEITADILLQRDPLGEGYLLDNILDTAHQKGTGQWTSQESFTLQTPTPLIDIAVTQRVLSAIKAQRQQASQLLKGPSEMMPVHREAFLTQLGNALQMAMQLTYAQGMHLLQVANQHYDYHLSLETVTRIWRGGCIIRSQLLEQLRAVYQRDPSLINPILDTTYAATIAQNHADLREVVCAASYWGIPAPGLMTALSYYDSYRGAWLPANLLQAQRDYFGGHTFQRTDREGNFHVEWSKNK, encoded by the coding sequence ATGACCCATCCACAATCACCAACATCTGCGGATATTGGAATCATTGGTCTCGGGGTGATGGGCGCCAATCTAGGGCTTAATATTGCTGAGCAGGGCTTTAACGTGGCGGGCTATGATCGAAATCCCGAGAAAGGAGCCCGCCTGACTCAGATGGCCCAAAAACAGCTTGCAGAAGATGCACCGATGGAAGCCTACCATGATATCCAGCCCTTTATAGCCAGCCTCCGCCAGCCACGGCTCATCCTCCTGCTCGTTCCCGCCGGCGATCCAGTGGACGGCGTTATCCAGGATCTCAGCCCCGACCTTGAGCAAGGCACTATCCTGATTGATGGAGGGAATTCTCATTTTCGGGATACTGATCGCCGTATTCAAACCCTCGCGCAACAAAATGTCCACTTTGTGGGAATGGGAGTCTCCGGTGGCGAGGCCGGCGCCCGTCACGGTCCAAGCATGATGCCTGGAGGCGATTCAACTGCTTGGGAAAGGCTGCGCCCCATGCTGGAGGCCGCTGCGGCAAAAGTGGGGGAAGAGCCGTGTGTAGACTGGCTGGGACGGGGTTCAGCCGGTCATTACGTGAAGATGGTTCACAATGGTATTGAATATAGCTTGATGCAGCTCATCAGCGAAAGTTATGACTTGATGTACCGGGGACTGGGCCTTAGCCATGAAAAGATGCATCCGATTTATGAAAGCTGGGCCCAGGGCCCCATGGGAGGATTTCTCCTGGAAATTACCGCCGATATCCTGCTGCAACGGGACCCTCTGGGGGAAGGTTATCTGCTAGATAATATTCTCGACACCGCCCACCAAAAAGGCACGGGTCAATGGACTTCTCAGGAAAGCTTCACCCTTCAGACGCCGACGCCCCTCATTGATATCGCCGTTACCCAGCGAGTACTTTCCGCTATAAAGGCGCAGCGCCAACAGGCCAGTCAACTGTTAAAGGGACCTAGCGAGATGATGCCGGTTCACCGGGAAGCTTTCCTGACCCAACTGGGTAACGCCCTCCAGATGGCAATGCAACTGACCTATGCCCAGGGCATGCATCTGTTGCAAGTCGCAAATCAGCATTATGATTACCATCTCTCCCTAGAAACGGTCACGCGCATCTGGCGCGGAGGGTGCATTATCCGTTCCCAATTACTGGAGCAGTTGCGCGCCGTTTACCAGCGCGATCCCAGCCTCATCAACCCCATTCTTGATACTACCTATGCGGCCACCATCGCTCAAAACCATGCGGATCTCAGGGAAGTAGTCTGCGCGGCAAGCTACTGGGGAATCCCCGCCCCCGGACTTATGACCGCGCTTAGCTACTACGATAGTTATCGTGGTGCCTGGCTGCCCGCTAATTTACTCCAGGCCCAGCGGGATTATTTTGGCGGCCACACCTTCCAACGTACCGATCGGGAAGGTAACTTTCATGTGGAATGGAGCAAAAATAAATGA
- the zwf gene encoding glucose-6-phosphate dehydrogenase, translating to MMESHSSQQPPTVFVLFGAGGDLAWRLILPALFNLYLDKSLPQQWMLMGIDRQDYDQHSLAQHYRKGIQQHSRRPIPDEKTWQSFAQLLRYHQADITDPGSYTQLAKALAEQDKAWHGKAERVFYLATPPFLFADLANGLGEAGLAKERQHARVVVEKPLGHNLESFCEINQALNHHFEESQIYRMDHFLGKETVQNILALRFANPIFEPIWNRRYIDHIAITAAETLGVEHRAGYYERAGALRDMVQNHLLQLLCLVAMEPPIAFNAYDLRDRRMDLMHAIRPITEEEVGRYAARGQYGAGWIRGTQVPAYREEDEVAPDSNTETYCALELHIDNWRWQGVPFYLRTGKRLPVDASEISIRFQEVPHQAFPASAGLNAQPAQLVIRLQPEEGIVLRFMAKQPGPQLILRPVEMRFSYQEAFQTASPTAYETLLWDIMQGDATLFTRADQVEAAWRLLMPILNVWETNPAIDFPNYHAGTWGPETAEVLIAHSGRSWLAPSLSEREG from the coding sequence ATGATGGAATCGCACTCTTCCCAGCAACCGCCTACCGTCTTTGTCCTTTTTGGCGCCGGAGGTGATCTTGCCTGGCGCCTCATTCTACCGGCCTTGTTTAACCTCTACCTGGATAAATCCCTTCCCCAGCAATGGATGCTAATGGGTATTGATCGCCAGGATTATGATCAGCACTCCCTGGCCCAACATTACCGGAAAGGTATCCAACAGCATTCCCGCCGGCCTATCCCTGATGAGAAAACCTGGCAATCCTTTGCCCAATTGCTCCGCTATCACCAGGCTGACATTACGGACCCGGGCAGTTATACCCAACTAGCGAAAGCGCTGGCAGAGCAGGATAAAGCCTGGCATGGGAAGGCTGAACGGGTGTTTTACCTGGCCACGCCACCCTTTCTCTTTGCTGACCTAGCTAATGGCTTGGGCGAAGCGGGTCTCGCCAAGGAACGGCAACACGCCAGAGTTGTCGTGGAAAAACCCCTGGGCCATAACTTGGAATCCTTTTGTGAAATTAACCAAGCTTTGAACCATCACTTTGAGGAATCCCAAATTTATCGCATGGATCATTTTTTGGGCAAGGAAACTGTGCAAAACATCCTTGCGCTGCGCTTTGCCAATCCTATTTTCGAACCTATCTGGAATCGCCGTTATATTGACCATATCGCCATTACCGCAGCTGAAACCTTGGGTGTGGAGCATCGGGCCGGCTATTACGAACGAGCCGGGGCACTACGGGACATGGTTCAAAACCACCTCCTGCAACTATTATGCTTAGTGGCCATGGAGCCCCCGATCGCCTTTAATGCCTATGATTTACGGGACCGCCGGATGGATCTCATGCATGCTATACGGCCCATAACGGAAGAAGAAGTAGGACGCTATGCTGCCCGGGGCCAGTATGGGGCAGGTTGGATAAGGGGGACTCAAGTGCCCGCTTACCGGGAGGAAGACGAAGTCGCCCCTGATTCCAATACTGAGACTTATTGCGCCTTGGAGTTACACATAGACAATTGGCGCTGGCAAGGGGTGCCCTTTTATTTGCGTACTGGCAAGCGCTTGCCAGTAGACGCCTCGGAGATTTCCATTCGCTTTCAGGAAGTACCCCATCAGGCTTTTCCGGCCTCAGCTGGACTTAACGCCCAGCCAGCGCAATTGGTCATTCGGCTGCAGCCCGAGGAAGGGATCGTACTCAGGTTTATGGCTAAACAGCCCGGTCCGCAGCTAATCCTGCGTCCAGTAGAAATGCGTTTTAGCTACCAGGAGGCTTTCCAGACCGCTTCGCCTACCGCCTACGAGACCTTGCTTTGGGATATTATGCAAGGAGATGCCACCCTATTTACCCGAGCGGATCAAGTAGAGGCCGCTTGGCGCCTGCTGATGCCCATACTCAACGTTTGGGAGACTAACCCCGCCATAGACTTCCCCAACTACCATGCCGGCACCTGGGGACCGGAGACCGCCGAGGTTTTAATCGCCCATAGCGGCAGAAGCTGGCTCGCTCCTAGCCTGTCTGAGCGGGAAGGATAG